From Pseudorca crassidens isolate mPseCra1 chromosome 15, mPseCra1.hap1, whole genome shotgun sequence, one genomic window encodes:
- the RBM12 gene encoding RNA-binding protein 12: MAVVIRLQGLPIVAGTMDIRHFFSGLTIPDGGVHIVGGELGEAFIVFATDEDARLGMMRTGGTIKGSKVTLLLSSKTEMQNMIELSRRRFETANLDIPPANASRSGPPPSSGMSGRVNLPTTVPNFNNPSPSVVTAATSVHESSKNVQTFSTASIGTAPPNMGASFGSPTFSSTIPSTASPMNTVPPPPIPPIPAMPSLPPMPSIPPIPVPPPVPTLPPVPPVPPIPPVPSVPPMTPLPPMSGMPPLNPPPVAPLPAGMNGSGAPMNLNNNLNPVFLGPLNPVNPIQMNSQSSVKPLPINPDDLYVSVHGMPFSAMENDVRDFFHGLRVDAVHLLKDHVGRNNGNGLVKFLSPQDTFEALKRNRMLMIQRYVEVSPATERQWVAAGGHITFKQSIGPSGQNHPPPQALPRSKSPSGQKRSRSRSPHEAGFCVYLKGLPFEAENKHVIDFFKKLDIVEDSIYIAYGPNGKATGEGFVEFRNEADYKAALCRHKQYMGNRFIQVHPITKKGMLEKIDMIRKRLQNFSYDQREMMLNPEGDVTSAKVCAHITNIPFSITKMDVLQFLEGIPVDENAVHVLVDNNGQGLGQALVQFKNEDDARKSERLHRKKLNGREAFVHVVTLEDMREIEKNPPAQGKKGLKMPVPGNPAVPGIPSVGMPSAGMPNAGMPNTGMPAAGMPGAGMPGVGIPSAGMPSAGMPSAGGEEHAFLTVGSKEANNGPPFNFPGNFGGSNAFGPPLPPPGLGGAFGDARPGMPSVGNSGLPGLGLDVPGFGGGPNNLSGPGFGGGPQNFGNGPGSLGGPPGFGSGPPGLGSAPGHLSGPPAFGPGPGPGPGPVHVGGPPGFGSSSGKPGPTVIKVQNMPFTVSIDEILDFFYGYQVIPGSVCLKYNEKGMPTGEAMVAFESRDEATAAVIDLNDRPIGSRKVKLVLG; this comes from the coding sequence ATGGCTGTGGTCATCCGTTTGCAAGGTCTCCCAATTGTGGCGGGGACCATGGACATTCGCCACTTCTTCTCTGGATTGACCATCCCTGATGGGGGCGTGCATATTGTAGGGGGTGAACTGGGTGAGGCTTTCATCGTTTTTGCCACTGATGAAGATGCAAGGCTTGGTATGATGCGCACAGGTGGTACAATTAAAGGGTCAAAAGTAACACTATTGTTGAGTAGTAAAACGGAAATGCAGAATATGATTGAACTGAGTCGTAGGCGTTTTGAAACTGCCAACTTAGATATACCACCAGCAAATGCTAGTAGATCAGGACCTCCACCTAGTTCAGGAATGAGTGGCAGGGTAAACTTGCCTACGACAGTACCCAACTTTAATAATCCCTCACCCAGTGTAGTTACTGCCGCCACTTCTGTTCATGAAAGCAGCAAAAACGTACAGACATTTTCCACAGCCAGCATAGGAACGGCTCCTCCAAATATGGGGGCCTCCTTTGGGAGCCCAACGTTTAGCTCAACCATTCCGAGCACAGCCTCTCCAATGAACACAGTCCCACCTCCACCAATTCCTCCAATCCCAGCGATGCCATCTTTGCCGCCAATGCCGTCCATTCCTCCAATACCAGTTCCTCCCCCGGTACCTACATTGCCTCCTGTGCCTCCTGTGCCCCCAATACCCCCAGTCCCTTCTGTGCCACCCATGACCCCACTGCCACCCATGTCAGGCATGCCACCCTTGAACCCGCCACCTGTGGCACCTCTACCTGCTGGAATGAATGGCTCTGGAGCACCTATGAATCTGAACAATAACCTGAACCCTGTGTTTCTGGGTCCATTGAATCCTGTTAACCCTATCCAGATGAACTCTCAAAGCAGTGTGAAACCACTTCCCATCAACCCTGATGATCTGTATGTCAGTGTGCATGGAATGCCCTTTTCTGCAATGGAAAATGATGTCAGAGATTTTTTCCATGGGCTCCGTGTTGATGCCGTGCATTTGTTGAAAGATCATGTAGGTCGAAATAATGGGAATGGATTGGTTAAGTTTCTCTCCCCTCAAGATACATTTGAAGCTTTGAAGCGAAACAGAATGCTGATGATTCAACGCTATGTGGAAGTTAGTCCTGCCACAGAGAGACAGTGGGTAGCTGCTGGAGGCCATATCACTTTTAAGCAAAGTATAGGACCTTCTGGACAAAACCATCCCCCTCCTCAGGCACTTCCCAGGTCAAAATCGCCCAGTGGGCAGAAAAGGTCAAGGTCAAGATCACCACACGAGGCTGGTTTTTGTGTTTACTTGAAAGGGCTACCCTTTGAAGCAGAAAACAAAcatgtcattgatttttttaaaaagttggataTTGTGGAAGATAGTATTTATATTGCTTATGGACCCAATGGGAAAGCAACGGGTGAAGGCTTCGTAGAGTTCAGGAATGAGGCTGACTATAAGGCTGCTCTTTGTCGTCATAAACAATACATGGGCAATCGCTTTATTCAAGTTCATCCAATTACCAAGAAAGGTATGCTAGAAAAGATAGATATGATTCGAAAAAGATTGCAGAACTTCAGCTATGACCAGAGGGAAATGATGTTAAATCCGGAGGGGGATGTCACCTCTGCCAAAGTCTGTGCGCATATAACAAATATTCCCTTCAGCATTACCAAGATGGATGTTCTCCAATTCCTAGAAGGAATCCCAGTGGATGAAAATGCTGTACATGTTCTTGTTGATAACAATGGGCAAGGTCTAGGACAGGCATTGGTTcagtttaaaaatgaagatgatgCACGTAAGTCTGAACGCTTACACCGTAAAAAACTTAATGGGAGAGAAGCTTTTGTTCATGTAGTCACTCTAGAAGATATGAGAGAGATTGAGAAAAATCCTCCTGCCCAAGGAAAAAAGGGGTTAAAGATGCCTGTGCCAGGTAATCCCGCAGTTCCAGGAATTCCCAGTGTGGGAATGCCCAGTGCGGGAATGCCCAATGCAGGAATGCCCAATACGGGAATGCCTGCTGCAGGAATGCCCGGTGCTGGAATGCCCGGTGTGGGAATACCCAGTGCGGGAATGCCTAGTGCGGGAATGCCTAGTGCAGGAGGTGAAGAGCATGCCTTCTTGACTGTAGGATCTAAGGAGGCCAACAATGGGCCTCCATTTAACTTTCCTGGTAATTTTGGTGGGTCAAATGCCTTTGGACCACCACTCCCTCCTCCAGGATTAGGAGGGGCCTTTGGTGATGCTAGGCCTGGAATGCCTTCAGTTGGAAATAGTGGTTTGCCTGGTCTAGGACTGGATGTTCCAGGTTTTGGAGGTGGACCAAATAATTTAAGTGGACCAGGATTTGGAGGGGGCCCTCAGAATTTTGGAAATGGCCCTGGTAGCTTAGGTGGCCCCCCTGGCTTTGGAAGCGGCCCTCCTGGCCTTGGAAGTGCCCCTGGGCATTTGAGTGGGCCTCCAGCCtttggccctggccctggcccaggcccaggcccagtcCATGTTGGTGGTCCTCCTGGCTTTGGATCTAGTTCTGGAAAACCAGGACCAACAGTAATCAAAGTACAGAACATGCCCTTCACTGTGTCTATTGATGagattttagatttcttttatgGCTATCAAGTGATCCCAGGCTCAGTGTgtttaaaatacaatgaaaaaggtATGCCCACAGGTGAAGCTATGGTGGCTTTCGAATCTCGGGATGAAGCCACAGCTGCTGTCATTGACTTAAATGACAGACCTATTGGCTCTAGGAAAGTAAAACTCGTATTAGGGTAG